Proteins from a genomic interval of Croceicoccus naphthovorans:
- a CDS encoding MucR family transcriptional regulator: protein MTEPYKVDQSALLSLTADIVVAHVGANQVAPADLPLLISSVHDALAGLGVTPEEQTPTPAVPVRASVKPDYLVCLEDGRKFKTLKRHLMTSHGLTPDQYRAKWNLPADYPMVAPAYAARRSALAKASGLGRRRTEFPTASDGAQHDGEPSPVATGRASGAKTTPRRKRGRLSISV from the coding sequence ATGACCGAGCCATATAAGGTCGATCAGTCGGCATTGCTGTCGCTCACCGCCGATATTGTGGTCGCGCATGTTGGCGCCAACCAAGTCGCGCCGGCCGACCTTCCGCTTTTGATATCTTCCGTTCATGATGCGCTCGCCGGTCTCGGCGTGACGCCGGAGGAGCAAACTCCGACGCCTGCGGTTCCGGTGCGAGCATCGGTTAAGCCAGACTATCTGGTCTGCCTGGAAGACGGCAGGAAGTTCAAGACGCTCAAGCGTCACCTGATGACGAGCCATGGTCTGACGCCGGATCAGTACCGCGCCAAATGGAATCTCCCTGCGGACTACCCGATGGTGGCGCCCGCTTATGCCGCGCGGCGCAGCGCGCTCGCCAAGGCGAGCGGCCTGGGACGAAGGAGAACGGAGTTTCCCACCGCGTCCGACGGTGCTCAGCACGATGGCGAACCATCCCCTGTCGCCACCGGACGGGCAAGCGGCGCAAAGACGACTCCGCGGCGCAAGCGCGGTAGATTGAGCATATCAGTATAG
- a CDS encoding HU family DNA-binding protein, whose amino-acid sequence MTGNDLAETLAAAHGLTKTDARKYVDTVFAAIGDAAAKGNEVSLNGFGKFSTKKTPEREGRNPATGEAMTIKAATKVSFKPAKALKDKVNG is encoded by the coding sequence ATGACTGGAAATGATCTCGCCGAAACCCTTGCCGCCGCTCATGGCCTGACCAAGACCGACGCCAGGAAATATGTCGATACCGTGTTCGCGGCGATCGGCGACGCCGCCGCCAAGGGCAACGAGGTGTCCTTGAATGGGTTTGGCAAGTTCTCGACAAAGAAGACGCCGGAACGTGAGGGCCGCAACCCCGCCACCGGCGAGGCGATGACGATCAAGGCCGCGACGAAGGTCAGCTTCAAGCCAGCCAAAGCGCTCAAAGACAAAGTGAACGGCTGA
- a CDS encoding OmpH family outer membrane protein, translated as MTVRIVLSAALLLCAGAAHAQTVGGNAQPAQQSQPQAQSLGGPVVPGVCLLSREAIFANAAVGRAASARLQELTQAAQAEIDAQRTPLEAEARALEGQPDNAENQQRRQQLAQRWQALQQQAAHNSREIEATRAKALERIANEAQPVIAEAYGAKNCGLLFDRNSALGGNFANDLTADVVRLLDVRIQTITFERERLPQQQPATVAPGGQ; from the coding sequence ATGACTGTTCGAATCGTCCTTTCCGCTGCCCTCTTGTTATGCGCCGGCGCCGCCCACGCGCAGACTGTCGGCGGTAATGCGCAGCCCGCCCAGCAATCGCAGCCGCAAGCCCAGTCGCTCGGCGGACCCGTGGTGCCGGGCGTCTGCCTGCTCTCGCGCGAGGCGATCTTTGCCAATGCGGCCGTCGGCCGCGCCGCCAGCGCCCGGCTTCAAGAACTGACTCAGGCGGCGCAGGCCGAGATCGACGCCCAGCGCACGCCGCTTGAGGCTGAAGCGCGCGCGCTCGAAGGCCAGCCCGATAATGCCGAGAATCAGCAGCGCCGCCAGCAACTCGCGCAGCGGTGGCAGGCGCTCCAGCAGCAGGCCGCCCATAACAGTCGCGAGATCGAGGCGACCCGCGCCAAGGCGCTTGAGCGCATCGCAAACGAAGCGCAGCCGGTGATCGCCGAAGCCTATGGCGCGAAGAACTGCGGCCTGCTGTTCGACCGCAACTCGGCGCTTGGCGGCAACTTTGCGAACGACCTCACCGCTGATGTGGTGCGCCTGCTCGATGTGCGCATTCAAACCATCACCTTCGAGCGCGAACGTCTGCCGCAGCAGCAGCCAGCAACGGTCGCCCCAGGCGGCCAGTGA
- a CDS encoding SapC family protein codes for MASPSTPQARQAESTRLPLFYRDPQPLSSKVHADWRLKDGDADFATEAPYVPIVVGELAAAARCYPVVFAAGDAQPIAVLGLERRNLFVEDGRWALDSYVPAYVRRYPFGFIATTNPDGFALAIDAASDRVVKEGDEGIRLFEDGEPAELTKQALAFCDAFRADANATRAFADALKAQGLLIDRRADATLPDGRKLGLEGFQVVDAEKFSKLPDSVVLDWHNNGYLAWVYFHLASLERFQSLLNRQAGTSAPAAATDPVANVSSVPEPDAPATSKSKKKVSA; via the coding sequence ATGGCTTCCCCATCCACGCCCCAGGCGCGCCAAGCGGAATCCACGCGCTTGCCGCTCTTCTACCGCGATCCCCAACCGCTCTCCTCGAAAGTTCACGCCGACTGGCGCCTGAAAGACGGCGATGCGGACTTTGCCACCGAGGCGCCCTATGTCCCCATCGTCGTCGGCGAGCTTGCGGCGGCGGCGCGCTGCTACCCTGTCGTCTTCGCTGCCGGCGATGCGCAGCCGATCGCCGTGCTTGGCCTCGAGCGACGCAACCTGTTTGTCGAGGACGGCCGCTGGGCGCTCGACAGCTATGTCCCTGCCTATGTGCGGCGTTACCCCTTCGGCTTCATCGCCACGACCAATCCGGATGGCTTCGCTCTGGCCATCGACGCGGCTTCCGATCGCGTCGTGAAGGAGGGTGATGAAGGGATACGGCTGTTTGAGGACGGCGAACCGGCGGAGCTGACCAAACAGGCGCTCGCGTTCTGCGATGCTTTCCGGGCCGACGCGAACGCAACGCGCGCCTTCGCCGACGCGCTCAAGGCGCAAGGATTGCTGATCGATCGGCGCGCCGATGCCACCCTGCCGGACGGGCGCAAGCTCGGGCTGGAAGGCTTCCAAGTCGTCGATGCAGAGAAGTTCTCCAAACTGCCTGACTCCGTGGTGCTCGATTGGCACAACAACGGATATCTCGCCTGGGTCTATTTCCACCTGGCTTCGCTGGAGCGCTTCCAGAGCCTGTTGAATCGCCAGGCGGGGACGTCCGCGCCTGCTGCTGCGACCGATCCGGTCGCCAACGTGTCTTCCGTGCCGGAGCCTGATGCCCCGGCAACCTCCAAATCGAAGAAGAAGGTCTCCGCATGA